From one Dermacentor silvarum isolate Dsil-2018 chromosome 3, BIME_Dsil_1.4, whole genome shotgun sequence genomic stretch:
- the LOC119445967 gene encoding E3 ubiquitin-protein ligase MARCHF3, with product MSRLAEEGAVPMACNGSCGIISIPPSSFICDLDHGSFVLSPSGVPSTGSPPSAMVSMETLLAPADSAEQDATSWPQEEVVDSTTPACDDSSLASATQPRASAESLSLSNSSDGAPTCRICFFGDAKQPLLEPCNCRGTIGFVHRDCLERWIQRTVDPQCQVCHYHFTVRKQAEPAWRLLFDVEARRPVLGYMVLGALFALSIAFIFTLAWLYAVCLPARVGDKLAATVVVLLAVQNILWLYFPFVSFTYSYKAFKKWHEESTCLKLVLSTDETNVATWSNLRFWRAAGGSRDPVLAFGGTQ from the exons ATGAGTCGCCTAGCTGAAGAGGGAGCCGTGCCGATGGCGTGCAACGGAAGCTGCGGCATCATATCAATTCCACCTTCGTCCTTCATCTGCGACTTGGACCACGGCAGCTTCGTCCTCTCACCCTCCGGCGTGCCGTCGACCGGATCTCCTCCCTCGGCCATGGTGTCGATGGAAACCCTGCTGGCCCCCGCGGATTCAGCCGAGCAGGATGCCACGTCGTGGCCCCAGGAGGAGGTAGTAGACTCCACGACGCCGGCCTGCGACGACAGCTCCCTGGCGTCGGCCACTCAACCTCGGGCGTCCGCCGAGTCGCTTAGCCTTAGCAACAGTAGCGACGGCGCGCCTACATGCCGCATCTGCTTCTTCGGAGACGCGAAGCAGCCGTTGTTGGAGCCCTGCAACTGCCGTG GGACTATTGGCTTCGTCCACCGGGACTGCCTGGAGCGGTGGATTCAGCGAACAGTGGACCCACAGTGCCAGGTCTGCCATTACCATTTCACGGTCCGCAAGCAGGCAGAG CCGGCATGGCGCCTGCTGTTCGATGTCGAGGCCCGCCGCCCCGTGCTCGGGTACATGGTCTTGGGCGCGCTCTTTGCACTGAGCATCGCGTTCATCTTCACGCTGGCCTGGTTGTACGCGGTGTGCCTGCCCGCCCGTGTCGGAGACAAGCTGGCCGCCACCGTGGTCGTGCTGTTGGCCGTGCAAAACATCCTCTGGCTGTACTTTCCTTTTGTTAGCTTCAC GTACTCGTACAAGGCGTTTAAGAAGTGGCACGAGGAGAGTACCTGCCTGaagctcgtgctcagcaccgACGAGACCAACGTGGCCACGTGGTCCAACCTGCGCTTCTGGCGTGCGGCAGGCGGCTCCCGAGACCCCGTGTTGGCTTTTGGCGGCACTCAATAA
- the LOC119444945 gene encoding organic cation transporter 1 has translation MALVTAEEIVCEVMHHGRYQRRILQCAVLGMTAMLMEVLAMRVIARRVDHWCRPPVELAYLSADIWKNTSIPVQADGNYSRCTVYVTSTPETTPENRTVQTCRRWNYDIKDWRDSIVSRFDLVCDRSSLYTIAALLPSLAYALLSPIAGFLADSVGRRLVTRACAVMVLISGVGSSVAGNYAFFLISRLLMLTACSATYLVTFVLVYEVTGKAKRWLYTLLHMAVVATLVPPFVDLLSRLEASWALTHAIFIAPVAVYTVWCFALDESPAWLLTTGRVHDAEVIALAAAKLNGVNEEKARASCHELRAQARKLLRGHGAFTPVSPTGGIVEDHKNASPRRGYLLFEVHLNRASIVAKATVVYGGYDTMAAYVQVTMKVVASASMSVVMCYVGDIFPTKIRATGVSLSIVLDGFGSLLGVFITNVRAVQPGLVFDVFYAVMSLLSILAVQWLPEVFIEKQAISSGVMSPEERKQALQASLSPKEIRKSPKGHLDKSASAAEKLPS, from the exons ATGGCATTGGTCACGGCTGAAGAAATTGTCTGCGAGGTCATGCACCACGGACGCTACCAGCGTCGTATCCTCCAGTGCGCTGTTCTGGGCATGACCGCGATGCTGATGGAAGTTCTCGCGATGCGGGTCATCGCCCGGCGCGTGGACCACTGGTGCCGGCCTCCCGTCGAATTGGCTTATCTCTCCGCCGACATCTGGAAGAACACGTCGATCCCTGTTCAGGCCGACGGCAACTACAGCCGGTGCACCGTTTACGTCACGTCGACGCCA GAAACTACTCCCGAAAACAGAACTGTACAGACGTGTCGCCGTTGGAATTACGACATCAAGGACTGGAGAGACAGCATTGTGAGCCGATTCGACCTCGTGTGCGACCGCAGTTCTCTCTACACCATCGCGGCACTCCTGCCATCCTTGGCGTACGCATTGCTATCCCCCATAGCAGGTTTCTTGGCCGACAGCGTAGGCCGTAGGCTCGTGACTCGTGCCTGCGCCGTCATGGTGCTCATCTCGGGCGTCGGCAGCAGTGTCGCCGGCAATTACGCCTTCTTTCTGATCAGCCGGCTTCTCATGCTCACGGCGTGCAGCGCCACCTACCTGGTCACTTTCGTCCTCGTGTACGAGGTGACCGGCAAGGCAAAGCGCTGGCTCTACACGCTGCTCCACATGGCCGTGGTCGCCACGCTGGTGCCGCCATTCGTGGACCTCCTATCTCGCCTCGAAGCCAGCTGGGCGCTCACGCACGCCATCTTCATCGCACCCGTGGCCGTCTACACGGTGTGGTGCTTTGCGCTGGATGAGTCACCCGCCTGGCTGCTCACCACGGGGAGGGTGCATGACGCCGAGGTAATTGCACTGGCCGCCGCCAAGCTGAACGGCGTGAACGAGGAGAAAGCCAGAGCGAGCTGTCATGAACTGCGTGCCCAGGCGAGGAAGCTGCTACGGGGTCACGGCGCTTTCACGCCGGTTTCTCCGACGGGAGGCATCGTCGAGGACCATAAAAATGCGTCGCCGCGCCGTGGCTACCTTCTTTTCGAGGTTCACCTTAACCG TGCCAGCATCGTCGCGAAGGCAACTGTCGTGTATGGCGGCTATGACACCATGGCTGCCTACGTGCAAGTGACGATGAAGGTTGTAGCATCTGCGTCAATGAGTGTGGTCATGTGCTACGTGGGAGACATTTTTCCGACGAAAATCAGGGCCACCGGTGTTAGCCTGTCAATTGTCCTCGATGGCTTTGGGTCGCTTTTAGGAGTCTTTATAACCAATGTTCGCGCTGTTCAGCCGGGTCTTGTATTCGACGTCTTCTATGCTGTCATGAGCCTGCTTAGCATCTTAGCTGTTCAGTGGCTTCCAGAAGTGTTCATTGAGAAGCAGGCCATTTCTTCGGGAGTCATGAGCCCAGAGGAGCGCAAACAGGCCCTGCAGGCCTCGCTTTCACCCAAGGAAATAAGGAAATCGCCCAAGGGTCACCTCGACAAAAGCGCCAGTGCAGCAGAGAAGCTGCCATCTTGA